DNA sequence from the Prochlorothrix hollandica PCC 9006 = CALU 1027 genome:
CCCAGGGCGATCGCGAGTTGGGGGATGGCCTGGACTGGAGACTGGCGCAAGATTAATAACTGGCTCCCCACTGCCCGATAGCGCTGCTCCAGTTCCGCCACACAGCCCCAAAGATAGGCCATGCGGGCCGGAGCGATGTCATTGCCCCCTAAAATTCCTGGATCCCAACAAAAAACCCCCACTACCTGGGGGCTAACGTGCCGCGCCGCCGCCAATCCTCGGTTATCCCGTAGGCGTAAGTCGCGACGATGCCAAAATAAAATCAGGGGTTCAGCCATGGCAGGTGATTGTCGCTTTGATCAAGAATCTTTGATCAAGCATAAACGACGATTGAATCCCGGTAACTATTCAGGGGGAAAGTGAGTAGGGTTTCAGCCCCACGATCGCTGGTCAGAGCCGGATCAACGGGGCGCATTTCACCTTGGAACCATCGACCTCGGGTAGGGTTCTTGCCCCCGTGCCGACCCTCTTAGGGACCCACAACCGGGGCAACCACGGGGGGATTGCCCCTACCCAAATCGGTGAACCCACCCCAGGGAAATGGACCCTCTCACATCGCCTAAGGTTTGTTGTCTAGAGCCTTAAACCCTCATTCTCCTGTGGACCCCTGAATCATTACCAGCCATTGCAACCTTACAACTGATGTAGGATTGCTGTAGTTACTGTCGGGGTAGGGCCGGGGTTGGCAACGATCGCCGTCACGATCGCCCTAGTCCTGCTGGAGGCGTTTTAGTTCCTCTTGCAGACTAGCCACCTGTTGCCGCAAATCCTGGAGGGCCGCTTCATCATCCCCAGGGCTTGACGCTGCTCCATCCTCTTCCGGATCAATGGTAATGGGTCGGGGTTCCCGCTTGGGGGACGACTCCGCACCGTTGGCCATGTCCACCGAGACAGACTGCTGGGCCTGCTCTAGGGTCTCTTCTACCATGCGGCGGGCTTCTTCTGTGGTCATTTCGCCTTGTTTTACCAGCTCATCCACCAATTCTTGGGTTTTGGTGCGCAGTTCCGCTATCTTGCTTGATGCTTTGCTGCCGGTATAGGACGCAACACCAACCCCCAGGTAGAGGGCTTTTTGCATCAATTCTCTAAAACTGGCCATAGGGTTTCTCCTGATCGATTGAACACTAAATAGGCTGGACTCTAACTAGCTTGAACACTAAATACATGGAAGACTAATTTGACATGCTCCCCGACCTAAAGGTGCGGGGATTCTCCGGCTAGGCGAATAGTCCAAGCTGTTCGCTGTACGGCTGGCTAGACAAAGCAGTCGGATTGCCAGACATCCTGGTCTTACGCCCGTTCTTTGTCCATTTAGAGTCTTGGGTTAGCCCCAACCCAGACTTTTCGATATTTTTGGCGGCATTACCGTCTCTATCATGTTCGGTTCCGCAACTCACACAGAGGATGGAACGAACCGATAGAGCAACCTTGCCCCAACGAAAGCCACAATCAGAACAGATCTGACTGGTTGGCTCCCACCGACTGATGATCCTGACCTCTCGATCATTAACCCTGTTGGCCTTGGCCTCGCACATGGTTCGTGCGGTGCCCCAACCCTGCTCACTGATGGCCCGTGCCAACTTCCGATTACCAAGCATATTCTTCACCGCCAGATCCTCCAACACCACCACTTGATTTTCGTGGATTAGCTGGGTCGTGGTCTTGTGCAGAAAGTCTTTTCGGATATTGGCCGTTTTTAGCTTCAGCTTTGCAAGGCGCAGCCTAGTCTTTTCGCGACGCTTAGACCCTTTAACTTGGCGGGCTAGCTTGCGCTGAAACCGTCGCGTCTTGCGGTCTAACCGATTATATCGAGGGGATTCTACCCGATCACCTGTGCTGAGAAAGGCAAAGGTTTTGATGCCTAGATCTACCCCAATTGAGGGCCGTAGTGGCTCAATGTTGATGGGACTAATCTCCACTACAAAGCTGGCATGGTATTGCCCAGCCGTGTTACGGATAATGGTCACAGAGCTAGGTTCAGAGGGCAGTGGCCTTGACCACCTCACCTTGAATCGGCCTAACTTGGCCAGTTCAAGCTTATTGCCCTTGAGGGAGAATCCCGTCCGAACAAACCGTGCCGACTGTTGGTTCAGCTTCTTTTTGAACCGAGGGAAGCCCACCTTTGGCCCTTTTCGTTTACCGCTACGGCTCTCAAAAAAGTTCTTGAAGGCAGCACCTAAATCCTGAACCGACTGCTGCAAGGGCACGACTGACACATCGGCCAACCATTCCCGTTCAGCCGTCTTTTTGGCCTGAGTGATCACCAGCTTTTGCAGTTCAGCATTGCTAGGCCATTTCTCGCCCTGCGGCACTGACCGCACAATCGCCAGGGCATCGTTGTACACAACTCGGCAACACCCAAAAAGCTGATTCAGCCCTTTGACCTGTTGCGATGTTGGATAAATTCGGTACTGGTATCGTACTTTCATGCTAACCATGATAGCATAGATGGATGGACGATGGGTAGGCGCAATGGCGAAAGAAAGGCTCGGTTTAAGGGTGTCGGGCGCTAGGTTGGCAAAGTTTAGGCGGATTGCGGAACAGAGAGAGAGAAGACGATGACCCAGCTTGTGGAAGACTGGATAGATCGGTTGCAGGAAGAAAAGCCGTCCTAGAAGGACGGGGCTTTAGACCCAGATTTTCGGTAACACCAGTTTAAACCCCATAACCCAGCCCCCGTAAATTCTCTCGAATTGCCGCCTCTAACTTAGCCAATTCCTTAAACTGAGACGGTGATGAGCAGCCTAACTCGGGCGCATCTCGTCATTGGGGGGGCAGGATCGGATTGCAATCAGGGGAGGTCCATGCCCCCATTTTGGGTACGGGCGAAGCATGGGCGCAGGTATTCTCTGGGTGATCGCCCCAAGTTTTGCCGCCCATGCTTCGCCCCTACGATGCTCTTATACCGACAGAAGGCTTAGGGATTTGACCGCGATCGCCGCAACCGACGGATCCCCCCAAAGAAAAAGCCTTGGACATCATCCACCAAGGTATACAGCACCGGCACCACCAACAAACTGAGAATCGTATCCGCGATCAGACCCCCAATAATCGCCACCGCCATCGGTTGGCGCAGTTCCGCCCCCGCCCCCCAGCCCAGGGCAATGGGCAGCATCCCCAAAATCGTCGAGAGCGTCGTCATCAGAATGGGCCGCAGGCGCACCGGTCCGGCCTGGAGCAGCGCCGGGAGGCGGGGGAGACCTTGGCGGCGCAATTGGTTGGTATAGTCCACCAAAATAATCACATTCTTGTTAACCAACCCCAGCAGGAAGATCATGCCAATCACCGAGATCATGCCAAAATCGCTGCGGGTGATCAGCAACCCCAGCACCGCCCCAATCAACGACAGGGGCAACGCCAGAATCACCACCAAGGGATCCAAGAGCCGCCGGAACAACAGCAGCAGCAGCACCAAAATACAGATCACCGACAGGGACACCGTGCGCAGAAAACTGCCCAACACCAGGCTGCTGCGTTCCGAATCTCCCCCCAATTCCAGGGTGATACCGGGGGGCAAAATCCGTTGGGCCTCCGCCACTACAAAATCCGTCGCTTGCCCCAGGGCTTGCCCTTGGGACAAATTGGCGCGGACATAGGCCACCCGATCGCCATCCAGATGCTGAATTTCTTGCCGCCCCCCATAGGCTTGGTCATCGCCGCTGGCCGTCACATCCACCAAGCCGGGATAGGCCGTCAGCTTCGCCTTCACCGTCTGCACCAGTTCCAGCAGTGCTTGCAGATCATCCCCCCGGAAGGCCACCTTGAGGGGCTTATCCCCCCCCGTATCCACAAACTTAATGTCTTCCACACTGATGCTCACCCCCTCCAGGGTGGGCAGGGCCGATCGCACCTGGTCTTGCACTTCAGCCGTGTGGAGGGCACGATCGGCCTTGAGCTTCACATAGATGCGGCCCTGGTTAATGGCTCCCCGTTCCCCCAGAATCGTATAGATCGCCGCCACATTGGGGTTAGCCTGCACCACCGGCTCCATCTGTTGCACCAACGTGCGGGACTCCGCCAGCACCAGGGGCGCAAACTGATCTTCTGGGGATTCTTCCGGCACCCGATCCGTCGGTGCCATCCCCTCCGGCGGCAGATCCAAAACCACAATGCTTTCCCCCGCCTTAATATCCGTCGGTCCACTGCGGCGGTTGATGCGGGCCAACACCGTCCAGCGATCGCGGGATCCCAAATAACGCTCCGCCACATCCCGCAAATCCTGCCGGGGCCGCACCACATGGGATCGCACTGCCCGTCGCCCCAGGGTTTTGAGGCTGTCGAGTTGGGCGCTGTTTAAACCCTCTAAAAAGGTGGCATACCCTTGGAGATCCGGTTCCGCGCTAGGGGTCTCGGATCCTGGGTTAACTGCGTCTGGTTCTGGCGTTACGGCATCGGAAGGGATCCCAGGGGCATTGGTGGCATCCCCCGAATTGTCTTCAAACTTCGATCGCAATGCTTTCTCTAAATAGGCGGGACTGATGTCATAGGTAATGTTGAAATCCCCCCGATCCAGTTGGGGAATAAACCCCTGGGGCACCAAGGGCATCAGCCAAATCCCCACCCCTAAGCTGGCGATCGCCAACACCATCACCAGCCCCCGCCGCCCCAAAGCCCACACCAAAATCCCCCGATACATCCCCATGGCTTTGCCCCACAGATCTCCCTCAGGTTGCTCGGTCACCATCACGGCTGGGGGCGCTGCATCAAAGTCGATATCGGCTTCCCCCCATTTCGTTTTAGGAGTGCGGGAGTTCGTCGATCGGGGGGTC
Encoded proteins:
- a CDS encoding efflux RND transporter permease subunit, with the translated sequence MPALPQSPPPRPTWRSRLNLSRLALRHPWFTISVWIGIAVAGLLAFSSLKYALFPDVAFPIVVINATVPLDDVVETEQQLTIPLETWLGEAEQLESIESSTYPGRSVVRLSFGVGSTLDDRRRQVDYLLQRATAKDAFPPDSTYRIIPFNLNESSAISYILRGEDREALYEQASREVLPVLRKLKGVLRVELLGAVDLEDRDSPITDTPFGGPTIVRFNGEDAMALQVVKAEDANTLEVVGQVESAIEQLKQFQPDLEVELAVSQADYIREATQATIEALLLAVVLAVVIIFPFLGSWRATLITALAIPVSLLGTFIVMATANFNLETITLLALALVIGIIVDDAIVDVENIVRHIEAGEPPRRAAFHATREIGLTVSAATLTIVAVFLPVGLMGGPIGQFFKPFGITVSAAVLTSLLAARTLSPVLASLWLQGKAGSQGAGNDSTPRSTNSRTPKTKWGEADIDFDAAPPAVMVTEQPEGDLWGKAMGMYRGILVWALGRRGLVMVLAIASLGVGIWLMPLVPQGFIPQLDRGDFNITYDISPAYLEKALRSKFEDNSGDATNAPGIPSDAVTPEPDAVNPGSETPSAEPDLQGYATFLEGLNSAQLDSLKTLGRRAVRSHVVRPRQDLRDVAERYLGSRDRWTVLARINRRSGPTDIKAGESIVVLDLPPEGMAPTDRVPEESPEDQFAPLVLAESRTLVQQMEPVVQANPNVAAIYTILGERGAINQGRIYVKLKADRALHTAEVQDQVRSALPTLEGVSISVEDIKFVDTGGDKPLKVAFRGDDLQALLELVQTVKAKLTAYPGLVDVTASGDDQAYGGRQEIQHLDGDRVAYVRANLSQGQALGQATDFVVAEAQRILPPGITLELGGDSERSSLVLGSFLRTVSLSVICILVLLLLLFRRLLDPLVVILALPLSLIGAVLGLLITRSDFGMISVIGMIFLLGLVNKNVIILVDYTNQLRRQGLPRLPALLQAGPVRLRPILMTTLSTILGMLPIALGWGAGAELRQPMAVAIIGGLIADTILSLLVVPVLYTLVDDVQGFFFGGIRRLRRSRSNP
- a CDS encoding RNA-guided endonuclease InsQ/TnpB family protein yields the protein MKVRYQYRIYPTSQQVKGLNQLFGCCRVVYNDALAIVRSVPQGEKWPSNAELQKLVITQAKKTAEREWLADVSVVPLQQSVQDLGAAFKNFFESRSGKRKGPKVGFPRFKKKLNQQSARFVRTGFSLKGNKLELAKLGRFKVRWSRPLPSEPSSVTIIRNTAGQYHASFVVEISPINIEPLRPSIGVDLGIKTFAFLSTGDRVESPRYNRLDRKTRRFQRKLARQVKGSKRREKTRLRLAKLKLKTANIRKDFLHKTTTQLIHENQVVVLEDLAVKNMLGNRKLARAISEQGWGTARTMCEAKANRVNDREVRIISRWEPTSQICSDCGFRWGKVALSVRSILCVSCGTEHDRDGNAAKNIEKSGLGLTQDSKWTKNGRKTRMSGNPTALSSQPYSEQLGLFA
- a CDS encoding phasin family protein, producing the protein MASFRELMQKALYLGVGVASYTGSKASSKIAELRTKTQELVDELVKQGEMTTEEARRMVEETLEQAQQSVSVDMANGAESSPKREPRPITIDPEEDGAASSPGDDEAALQDLRQQVASLQEELKRLQQD